In Nocardia sp. NBC_00403, the DNA window GGTGCGGGAGTTCGAGGGTTGTTATGGGCTGGCCAATCGGTCCGAAGGCATTCCCGTCAGTACGGAAACCCGCTTCGGTTTGGCGTCTGTGACGAAGATGTTTACCGCCGTCGCCGTGGCCCGATTCGTCCGCAGCGGGCTGGTCTCCTTCGACACGGCGGTGCGGGATATCCTCCCCGCTGGCCGCTGCCCGACCACGCTGCGCCCCGACGTCACCGTCCACCATCTGCTCAGCCATACCTCCGGTATCGCGGACTACTTCGAGGAGGGCGACGACTACGCAGCGTTATGGACGGACCGGCCCAACTACCGGATCCTGTGCCCGGCGGACATGCTTTCCCTGTTCGCGAACCTCGCACCGCATGGGCGACCCGGACAACGGTTTCAGTATTCCAACGCAGGCTTTGTCCTGCTCGGGCTGATCGTCGAGGAGATCGCCGGGGTGCCCTATCCTGACGCAGTCGCGGAGTCCGTGCTCGAACCCGCCGGTCTCACCTCGACCGGCTTCTTCGCGTTGGACGAGGTGCAGACGCACCTCGCCATCGGCTACCTGCCGCCACGAGAGGCAGGTGGGCCGTGGCGGTCGAACATCTACTCGATCCCGTCGATGGGTGGTCCCGACGGCGGAGCCTTCGCCACCGCCGCCGACCTGGACCGGTTCCTGCGCGCCTATGCCGATGGCACTCTGCTGGGTGAGCAGTTGCGGGCCGCAATGCTCACGCCACGCTGCGTGGTGCGCGACGGTGTGGAGGTGGGCTACGGCGTATTCCTCTACGGCGGTGGCCGATTCGGGCACACCG includes these proteins:
- a CDS encoding serine hydrolase domain-containing protein; the protein is MTGDLENVESRLRSQPGQSNTDRALGTLDARLRMWEQERGYSGIAVIARGGVREFEGCYGLANRSEGIPVSTETRFGLASVTKMFTAVAVARFVRSGLVSFDTAVRDILPAGRCPTTLRPDVTVHHLLSHTSGIADYFEEGDDYAALWTDRPNYRILCPADMLSLFANLAPHGRPGQRFQYSNAGFVLLGLIVEEIAGVPYPDAVAESVLEPAGLTSTGFFALDEVQTHLAIGYLPPREAGGPWRSNIYSIPSMGGPDGGAFATAADLDRFLRAYADGTLLGEQLRAAMLTPRCVVRDGVEVGYGVFLYGGGRFGHTGEDPGCEVMVQHLPEFDTSVIALCNMNGFAHEIGDLMVELVLKGFSSR